In one window of Oncorhynchus kisutch isolate 150728-3 linkage group LG16, Okis_V2, whole genome shotgun sequence DNA:
- the LOC109890099 gene encoding heavy metal-binding protein HIP isoform X1 — protein sequence MRGAVALLVLLLCPSGTWTQGESGGDRESLVESHGTEDTETTSKQTTGQTITTPDIWSEVEELRDMVDNLGTVVLEQRQKLRNMEKRVERRWREKRNRGAEARLESENAAMGARLSASERDVEELQRMNAALEARVTDSENGNTALEARLNASEGMVEKLRRENADRPKVAFSAGLTNDGHVGPFNSITTLVYRRVITNIGKAYNPNTGVFTAPVRGLYYIRFTAMGLKGPQSIDAHIYHNDKSVMFNHQNNDNGRNRFLSNALTLELEAGDVVYMRLPVNQELYDEKSSNYSTFSGFLLFPM from the exons ATGAGGGGTGCTGTAGCTCTGCTGGTGTTGCTGCTCTGTCCGTCTGGGACATGGACTCAGGGAGAAAgtggtggggacagagagagttTGGTAGAGAGCCACGGGACTGAAGATACAGAGACGACTAGTAAACAGACGACCGGCCAGACCATCACAACCCCTGATATCTGGAGCGAGGTAGAGGAGCTTAGAGACATGGTGGATAACTTAGGGACCGTGGTTTTGGAGCAGAGACAGAAGCTGAGGAACATGGAGAAACGAGTGGAAAGAAGGTGGAGAGAAAAAAGGAACAGAGGAGCTGAGGCCAGACTGGAGAGTGAGAATGCAG CCATGGGCGCCAGACTGAGTGCCAGTGAAAGGGACGTGGAGGAGCTGCAGAGAATGAATGCAG CCCTGGAGGCCAGAGTGACAGACAGTGAGAATGGGAACACAG CTTTAGAGGCCAGACTGAATGCCAGCGAGGGGATGGTGGAGAAGCTGAGGAGAGAGAATGCAG ACAGACCAAAGGTGGCCTTCTCTGCTGGTTTGACTAATGATGGACATGTAGGACCCTTTAATAGTATCACTACACTAGTATACAGAAGGGTCATCACCAACATCGGCAAGGCCTACAACCCAAATACAG GTGTCTTCACAGCACCAGTGAGAGGACTCTACTACATCAGATTCACTGCCATGGGTCTCAAGGGTCCACAGTCCATAGATGCCCATATTTACCACAACGACAAGAGTGTCATGTTCAATCACCAGAACAATGACAATGGGCGTAATAGGTTCTTGTCTAATGCGTTGACTCTAGAGCTGGAGGCCGGGGATGTGGTCTACATGCGTCTCCCAGTAAATCAGGAGCTCTATGATGAAAAGTCGAGTAACTACAGCACCTTCAGTGGCTTCCTGCTCTTCCCTATGTGA
- the LOC109890099 gene encoding collagen alpha-2(VIII) chain isoform X2, with the protein MRGAVALLVLLLCPSGTWTQGESGGDRESLVESHGTEDTETTSKQTTGQTITTPDIWSEVEELRDMVDNLGTVVLEQRQKLRNMEKRVERRWREKRNRGAEARLESENAAMGARLSASERDVEELQRMNAALEARLNASEGMVEKLRRENADRPKVAFSAGLTNDGHVGPFNSITTLVYRRVITNIGKAYNPNTGVFTAPVRGLYYIRFTAMGLKGPQSIDAHIYHNDKSVMFNHQNNDNGRNRFLSNALTLELEAGDVVYMRLPVNQELYDEKSSNYSTFSGFLLFPM; encoded by the exons ATGAGGGGTGCTGTAGCTCTGCTGGTGTTGCTGCTCTGTCCGTCTGGGACATGGACTCAGGGAGAAAgtggtggggacagagagagttTGGTAGAGAGCCACGGGACTGAAGATACAGAGACGACTAGTAAACAGACGACCGGCCAGACCATCACAACCCCTGATATCTGGAGCGAGGTAGAGGAGCTTAGAGACATGGTGGATAACTTAGGGACCGTGGTTTTGGAGCAGAGACAGAAGCTGAGGAACATGGAGAAACGAGTGGAAAGAAGGTGGAGAGAAAAAAGGAACAGAGGAGCTGAGGCCAGACTGGAGAGTGAGAATGCAG CCATGGGCGCCAGACTGAGTGCCAGTGAAAGGGACGTGGAGGAGCTGCAGAGAATGAATGCAG CTTTAGAGGCCAGACTGAATGCCAGCGAGGGGATGGTGGAGAAGCTGAGGAGAGAGAATGCAG ACAGACCAAAGGTGGCCTTCTCTGCTGGTTTGACTAATGATGGACATGTAGGACCCTTTAATAGTATCACTACACTAGTATACAGAAGGGTCATCACCAACATCGGCAAGGCCTACAACCCAAATACAG GTGTCTTCACAGCACCAGTGAGAGGACTCTACTACATCAGATTCACTGCCATGGGTCTCAAGGGTCCACAGTCCATAGATGCCCATATTTACCACAACGACAAGAGTGTCATGTTCAATCACCAGAACAATGACAATGGGCGTAATAGGTTCTTGTCTAATGCGTTGACTCTAGAGCTGGAGGCCGGGGATGTGGTCTACATGCGTCTCCCAGTAAATCAGGAGCTCTATGATGAAAAGTCGAGTAACTACAGCACCTTCAGTGGCTTCCTGCTCTTCCCTATGTGA